A single region of the Pyricularia oryzae 70-15 chromosome 4, whole genome shotgun sequence genome encodes:
- a CDS encoding sphingolipid C9-methyltransferase, translating to MAPLTAADIDFIDTPPQPPCTIEPVGDCGVKTTTSPTIYNPPLPADGPGAADFSNVVLASLIFGLPTFLAWKIGGGTKTIIFFIIIFFLPILVAYWAFKSNFSPRINDKVKLPGRPIDHYLTFKNPEDQAKYSARGAKISMETFHEMYFAGDVDIKGDMLDVLEYRHDWATFDFTVGIFKFLLLTFFPDVLFHSRSQDENQVRDTYDRGNDFYAWFLGPRMIYTSGIISDPDREETLEELQDNKLAVVMEKIELKEGERLLDIGCGWGTLARFASVNYGAKVTGVTLAREQVAWGNAGLRAAGVPEEQSQLLCCDYRDIPSDKKFNKITALEMAEHVGVRRMVTFWRQVSDHLEDDGILYVQVSGLRKAWQYEDFIWGLFMNKYIFPGADASTPLGPYVDQLESAGWEIKSVDTVGVHYSATLWRWYRNWLGNADKVKAKYGNKWYRIWEYFLASATIASRQASATCFQIVCVKNLNCVHRIEGVKSQYGLLGALEASKAAGKNRLPDLKKA from the exons ATGGCTCCCCTCACAGCAGCCGACATCGATTTTATCGACACGCCGCCTCAGCCACCGTGCACCATTGAGCCGGTTGGAGACTGCGGCGTGAAGACCACCACT TCCCCCACAATCTACAACCCTCCGCTCCCGGCTGACGGCCCCGGTGCCGCCGACTTCAGCAATGTCGTGCTGGCCTCGCTCATCTTCGGCCTGCCGACCTTCCTGGCGTGGAAGATTGGTGGTGGCACCAAGACCatcatcttcttcatcataATCTTCTTCCTGCCCATCCTGGTCGCATACTGGGCTTTCAAGTCCAACTTCAGCCCGCGCATCAACGACAAGGTCAAGCTGCCCGGCCGCCCCATCGACCACTACCTGACCTTCAAGAACCCCGAGGACCAGGCCAAGTACAGCGCCCGTGGCGCCAAGATCTCCATGGAGACCTTCCACGAGATGTACTTTGCCGGCGACGTCGACATCAAGGGCGACATGCTCGATGTCCTCGAGTACCGCCACGACTGGGCCACCTTTGACTTCACCGTTGGCATCTTCAAGTTCCTCCTGCTCACCTTCTTCCCCGACGTCCTCTTCCACTCGCGCTCTCAGGACGAGAACCAGGTGCGGGACACCTATGACCGCGGTAACGACTTTTACGCCTGGTTCCTGGGCCCCCGCATGATCTACACCTCTGGTATCATCTCGGACCCCGACCGCGAGGAGACCCTCGAGGAGCTTCAGGACAACAAGCTCGCCGTCGTCATGGAGAAGATCGAGCTCAAGGAGGGCGagcgcctgctcgatatcggcTGCGGCTGGGGAACCCTCGCCCGCTTCGCCAGTGTCAACTACGGTGCCAAGGTTACCGGTGTCACTCTCGCCCGTGAGCAGGTCGCCTGGGGTAACGCAGGCCTCCGCGCCGCCGGTGTCCCCGAGGAGCAGAGCCAGCTTCTGTGCTGCGACTACCGCGACATCCCCAGCGACAAGAAGTTCAACAAGATCACCGCCCTCGAGATGGCTGAGCACGTCGGTGTCCGCCGCATGGTTACCTTCTGGAGGCAGGTGTCTGACCACCTCGAGGACGACGGTATCCTTTACGTGCAGGTCTCTGGTCTGCGCAAGGCCTGGCAGTACGAGGACTTCATCTGGGGTCTCTTCATGAACAAGTACATCTTCCCTGGTGCCGACGCCTCCACCCCGCTCGGCCCCTACGTTGATCAGCTCGAGTCTGCCGGATGGGAGATCAAGAGCGTCGACACCGTTGGTGTTCACTACTCTGCGACCCTTTGGAGATGGTACCGTAACTGGCTCGGCAACGCCGACAAGGTCAAGGCCAAGTATGGCAACAAGTGGTACAGG ATCTGGGAGTACTTCTTGGCTTCCGCTACCATTGCCTCCCGCCAGGCCAGTGCCACCTGCTTCCAGATTGTTTGCGTCAAGAACCTCAACTGCGTCCACCGCATCGAGGGTGTCAAGTCGCAGTACGGTCTCTTGGGCGCCCTGGAGGCGAGCAAGGCTGCTGGCAAGAACAGGCTGCCTGACCTCAAGAAGGCTTAA
- a CDS encoding alpha/beta hydrolase fold protein, with protein MSPKVRENGAQPRMDSKGDMNKITYVAPSMIERLVYCWYMWAMKGFSAPFIWYRDWMEWYYPPDGRPDIVKAYECRPHLPVRIFFPASYDRSSQTKLPALVAIHGGGFCFGTARDTDEWARAFADQHSTLVACPSYSKAPWSPFPAALNDIEAIYKAIVADESLPISKSQVAIAGWSAGGNLAMAVSQMPSIRALSPGAPSGAITIYGAMDMSVSAADKAKTRWYKTRLQHPRGQTEDGLFKLAPLCDWGYIPFGTDLRHPLLSPGFADERNLPPYVCVVAAELDMLAHESWRFAVRLDNERFPDRHRDVPDPNSDDPELAVAGRKAPSRRRGRLEEEDGGDDRFGWEDNGDGFGVKWMLVPDALHGFDCASIRLMTGGWDAVKDAEMKTKVEIERLGRWLRTKVWKLDEEKKSAESD; from the exons ATGTCTCCCAAGGTGCGAGAAAACGGCGCCCAGCCCAGGATGGATTCCAAGGGCGACATGAACAAGATTACCTACGTGGCACCCTCGATGATAGAGAGATTGGTCTACTGTTGGTACATGTGGGCCATGAAGGGTTTCAGTGCCCCCTTCATCTGGTACCGGGACTGGATGGAGTGGTACTACCCGCCCGATGGCCGGCCTGATATTGTCAAGGCTTATGAGTGCCGTCCGCATTTGCCCGTCCG AATATTCTTCCCAGCATCTTATGACCGGAGCTCGCAAACTAAGCTCCCTGCTTTGGTGGCCATTCATGGAGGCGGTTTCTGCTTCGGCACAGCCCGCGATACAGACGAGTGGGCACGCGCGTTTGCCGATCAGCACTCTACCTTGGTCGCCTGTCCCTCGTACTCAAAGGCGCCCTGGTCACCTTTTCCTGCAGCTCTCAATGACATCGAGGCCATCTACAAGGCCATAGTGGCGGACGAGTCTCTCCCAATCTCCAAGTCGCAGGTCGCCATCGCAGGCTGGTCTGCAGGCGGCAACCTCGCCATGGCCGTGTCGCAGATGCCCAGCATCCGGGCTCTCTCCCCCGGTGCGCCCAGCGGCGCCATCACCATCTACGGCGCCATGGATATGAGCGTGTCGGCAGCCGACAAGGCCAAGACGCGCTGGTACAAGACTCGCCTGCAGCACCCGCGCGGACAGACCGAGGACGGTCTCTTCAAGCTCGCGCCGCTTTGCGACTGGGGCTACATTCCCTTCGGCACCGACCTGCGCCACCCTCTCCTCAGCCCGGGTTTCGCCGACGAGCGAAACCTGCCGCCGTACGTGTGCGTGGTCGCGGCGGAGCTCGACATGCTCGCGCACGAGAGCTGGCGGTTCGCGGTGCGGCTGGACAATGAGCGCTTCCCCGATCGGCACCGCGACGTGCCGGACCCCAACAGCGACGACCCGGAGCTGGCAGTGGCGGGGCGCAAGGCGCCGAGCCGGCGCAGGGGCAggctggaggaggaggacggcggcgacgatcGGTTCGGGTGGGAGGATAACGGCGACGGCTTCGGCGTCAAGTGGATGCTCGTTCCGGACGCGCTGCACGGCTTCGACTGCGCGTCCATCCGGCTCATGACGGGCGGGTGGGACGCCGTCAAGGACGCCGAGATGAAGACAAAGGTTGAAATCGAGCGGCTGGGACGGTGGTTGCGTACCAAGGTGTGGAAGCTCGATGAGGAAAAGAAGAGCGCCGAGTCGGATTGA
- a CDS encoding arsenical-resistance protein: MGINKESDNAAYMATTSTAPREDIEPQLPNDRAATPDDNATGQRISAFKSLGWLDRYLAVWCFLAMVLGVLLGNFVPETGPALQRGKFVGVSVAIAIGLLVMMYPILCKVRYESLHKLFAHRGVWKQIGFSVVVNWIIAPLLMLALAWAFLPDKSELRSGLIMVGLGRCIAMVLIWTNLAGGDEEYCAILVAVNSVLQMVLFAPLAVLFIGVISGENQGLEAKYTVVATSVAVFLGIPFGAAVITRFAIRATLGPEWFEKVFLRFISPWSLIGLLYTIVVLFASQGRQVVHQIVSVVRVAAPLTVYFFVIFFATLLVARRLRFGYALATTQSLTAASNNFELAIAVAVATYGPESDEALAATVGPLIEVPVLLALVYAVKYLGRRWTWK; this comes from the exons ATGGGTATCAATAAAGAAAGCGACAATGCCGCCTACATGGCGACCACAAGCACAGCACCGCGCGAAGATATCGAGCCGCAACTACCAAACGACCGAGCAGCAACCCCCGACGACAACGCTACAGGGCAAAGAATATCCGCCTTCAAGTCCCTAGGCTGGCTCGATCGCTACCTGGCCGTGTGGTGCTTCCTCGCCATGGTGCTCGGCGTGCTGCTCGGCAACTTTGTGCCCGAGACGGGGCCCGCGCTGCAGAGGGGCAAGTTCGTCGGGGTCTCGGTGGCCATCGCCATCGGCCTGCTGGTCATGATGTACCCGATCCTCTGCAAGGTCCGCTACGAGTCGCTTCACAAGCTGTTTGCGCACCGCGGGGTATGGAAGCAGATTGGGTTCAGCGTCGTGGTGAACTGGATCATCGCCCCGCTGCTCATGCTTGCCCTGGCTTGGGCTTTTCTTCCGGACAAGAGCGAGCTGCGCAGTGGGCTGATAATGGTTGGGCTTGGAAGGTGTATTGCCATG GTCTTGATATGGACAAACCTGGCTGGCGGCGATGAAGAATACTGCGCGATCCTAGTAGCCGTCAACTCGGTCCTGCAAATGGTGCTGTTTGCGCCCCTGGCCGTCCTGTTCATTGGCGTTATCAGCGGTGAGAACCAAGGCCTCGAGGCAAAGTACACCGTGGTGGCGACGAGCGTGGCCGTCTTCCTGGGCATCCCGTTCGGCGCTGCCGTCATCACCCGCTTCGCCATACGCGCCACCCTGGGGCCCGAGTGGTTCGAAAAGGTGTTTCTGCGCTTCATCTCGCCGTGGTCGCTGATTGGCCTGCTCTACACAATCGTAGTCCTGTTCGCCTCGCAGGGAAGGCAGGTCGTGCACCAGATCGTTTCGGTTGTGCGCGTGGCCGCGCCGCTCACGGTGTACTTTTTCGTCATATTCTTCGCCACGCTGCTGGTTGCGCGACGGCTCCGGTTCGGGTATGCCCTGGCGACCACGCAGAGTCTGACGGCTGCCAGCAACAACTTTGAGCTGGCAATCGCGGTCGCGGTCGCCACATATGGGCCAGAGAGTGACGAGGCGCTGGCTGCTACCGTTGGTCCGCTGATTGAGGTGCCCGTGCTGCTGGCGTTGGTGTATGCTGTCAAGTATTTGGGCAGACGCTGGACGTGGAAATAA
- a CDS encoding citrinin biosynthesis oxydoreductase CtnB: MSYTPSPTPSADEETLGLPRILCLHGGGVNADIFRLQMRPIITRLSSRFRFVFADGPFICPAHPAIGAVYGNHGPFRRWLRWLPEHPEIDGETASEEIQYQLRTAMEDDNYRGGRGEWVGLLGFSQGAKIAASLLLAQQTLEASGQTQDCNWKFGVIMAGRAPLVTLDERMGYIKGVQDASGIGAEFTDWAGSGDEGHILRIPTIHIHGLKDPGLHLHRKLLDKYCLPESTTLVEWEGDHRLPFKGPDVLAVVDQISIVARSLGILTY; the protein is encoded by the coding sequence ATGTCGTACACACCCAGTCCGACCCCTTCAGCGGACGAGGAGACTCTCGGCCTCCCCCGCATTCTCTGTctccacggcggcggcgtcaacGCGGACATTTTCCGGTTGCAGATGCGCCCCATCATCACGCGCCTGTCAAGCCGGTTCCGCTTCGTGTTTGCAGACGGGCCGTTCATCTGCCCCGCCCACCCAGCCATCGGCGCCGTGTACGGGAACCACGGACCCTTTCGCCGCTGGCTGCGCTGGCTGCCCGAGCACCCAGAGATCGACGGCGAGACCGCCTCGGAGGAGATCCAGTACCAGCTCAGGACCGCCATGGAGGACGACAACTACcgcggcggcaggggcgagTGGGTCGGCCTGTTGGGCTTCAGCCAGGGCGCCAAGATCGCCGCGAGCTTGCTGCTGGCGCAGCAGACGTTGGAGGCCTCAGGGCAGACGCAGGACTGCAATTGGAAGTTTGGAGTCATCATGGCCGGACGCGCGCCCTTGGTGACCCTGGACGAGCGCATGGGTTACATCAAGGGCGTGCAGGATGCGTCGGGGATCGGGGCCGAGTTTACGGACTGGGCTGGGAGTGGCGACGAGGGCCACATTTTGAGGATACCGACCATACACATCCACGGCTTGAAGGACCCGGGACTTCACCTCCACCGGAAGCTGCTGGACAAGTACTGCTTGCCAGAGAGCACTACGCTTGTTGAGTGGGAGGGCGACCATCGTCTTCCGTTCAAGGGACCAGACGTCCTTGCTGTTGTGGACCAGATATCAATCGTTGCCAGGAGCCTGGGAATACTAACATACTAA